The Streptococcus sp. 29896 genome includes a region encoding these proteins:
- the pth gene encoding aminoacyl-tRNA hydrolase, with the protein MTRLIIGLGNPGDRYFETKHNVGFMLLDKIAKRENVTFNHDKIFQADIATTFIDGEKIYLVKPTTFMNESGKAVHALMTYYGLDETDILVAYDDLDMAVGKIRFRQKGSAGGHNGIKSIVKHIGTQEFDRIKIGIGRPKGKMSVVNHVLSGFDTEDRIEIDLALEKLDKAVNFYLEEDDFDTIMRKFNG; encoded by the coding sequence ATGACACGATTAATCATAGGCCTGGGCAATCCTGGGGACCGCTATTTTGAAACCAAACACAATGTCGGCTTTATGTTGCTGGATAAGATCGCCAAGCGTGAAAATGTGACCTTTAACCACGACAAGATTTTCCAAGCGGACATTGCCACAACCTTTATTGACGGTGAAAAAATCTATCTAGTAAAGCCAACGACCTTCATGAACGAATCAGGCAAGGCTGTTCATGCCTTAATGACTTATTATGGTCTAGATGAAACCGATATTCTGGTGGCTTACGATGACTTGGACATGGCTGTTGGGAAAATCCGTTTCCGTCAAAAAGGCTCGGCAGGCGGTCACAATGGGATTAAGTCCATAGTTAAGCATATTGGGACACAAGAATTTGACCGCATTAAGATAGGTATTGGTCGTCCAAAAGGAAAGATGAGCGTTGTCAATCACGTCTTATCAGGTTTTGACACAGAAGACCGTATCGAGATAGATCTTGCTTTAGAGAAACTTGACAAGGCTGTCAACTTTTATTTGGAAGAAGACGATTTTGATACCATTATGAGAAAGTTT